In the Moraxella osloensis genome, one interval contains:
- a CDS encoding LLM class flavin-dependent oxidoreductase — protein MTKQIPISFLDLVPVPEGSDAKNALKQAVTVAQTAEQVGFNRYWLAEHHNMRGIASTATSVLLAHIGAHTSTIRIGSGGIMLPNHAPLVVAEQFGTLATLYGERIDLGVGRAPGTDGATFRALRRTMNDAENFPQDVQELMHYFDPLDNQTVIAVPANGLNVPVWILGSSLFGASLAAALGLPYAFASHFAPQMLSQAVTLYRENFKPSRYLQQPYVMVASNLLLADTDEEAAYQFTSAQQSFVNLRRGKPSQMPKPIKNIDAFWTSAEKYMVESSLAISFIGTPDSVKPKLDHFLETIRPDELIVTCNIYDQQARLDSLSLVKALDLFSLNS, from the coding sequence ATGACCAAACAAATCCCTATTTCATTTTTAGACCTTGTTCCTGTACCTGAAGGCAGTGACGCTAAAAACGCGCTTAAGCAAGCGGTGACTGTTGCCCAAACTGCCGAACAAGTAGGTTTTAACCGCTATTGGTTGGCTGAGCACCATAACATGCGTGGCATTGCCAGTACCGCAACCAGTGTGTTGCTAGCTCACATTGGCGCTCACACCTCAACGATTCGGATTGGCTCGGGCGGTATCATGTTGCCTAACCATGCACCGTTAGTGGTTGCAGAACAGTTTGGTACGTTAGCCACTTTGTATGGCGAACGTATCGATCTTGGCGTGGGTCGTGCGCCTGGTACGGATGGGGCAACCTTCCGTGCCTTGCGCCGCACCATGAATGATGCCGAAAACTTCCCGCAAGATGTGCAAGAGTTGATGCATTATTTTGACCCGCTCGATAATCAGACAGTGATTGCCGTGCCGGCGAATGGCTTAAATGTCCCTGTGTGGATTTTAGGGTCGTCTTTATTTGGCGCCAGTCTCGCTGCTGCATTAGGCTTGCCTTATGCATTTGCGTCGCATTTTGCGCCGCAGATGTTATCGCAAGCGGTGACATTGTACCGTGAGAATTTCAAGCCTTCTCGCTACTTGCAACAACCTTATGTGATGGTAGCAAGTAACTTGCTATTGGCCGACACCGACGAGGAAGCCGCTTACCAATTCACCTCAGCCCAGCAAAGTTTTGTCAATTTGCGCCGTGGTAAACCCTCACAAATGCCAAAACCGATTAAGAATATTGATGCTTTTTGGACATCTGCAGAAAAATACATGGTTGAATCGTCGTTGGCAATTTCGTTTATCGGTACACCTGACAGTGTCAAACCAAAACTTGACCATTTTCTTGAGACTATCCGTCCTGATGAATTGATTGTCACTTGTAATATTTATGACCAACAAGCCCGCCTCGACTCCTTATCTTTGGTGAAAGCGCTTGATTTATTTAGCTTAAACAGCTAA
- a CDS encoding LysR substrate-binding domain-containing protein, whose product MAINVVINQRYLQIQLKQLETVWQTVINNYNLSQAAKVLHTSQSSLSKHIAALESQLRAEVFVRQGKRLVGLSPIGELLLPHIEKIFVEVRSIENLTLDFQNPHQGELSIATTHTQARYVLPWVVQRFKQQFPNVHLILHQADPESIANMVAQGQADIGIATESLLAHDNLHCIRYYDWYHHVIVPVGHELENRTEIDIQTLANYPIITYHGGFTGRGAIDRAFSAAELTPNIVLTALDADVISTYVGIGMGVGTIAEMAFEGQNYRNLVKIPTKIFGKHVTWIATRVDGDIRNFGKAFIDICQQQFG is encoded by the coding sequence ATGGCAATCAATGTTGTCATCAATCAACGTTATTTACAAATCCAACTCAAACAACTTGAAACCGTTTGGCAGACTGTGATTAATAATTACAATCTGAGCCAAGCTGCCAAAGTCTTACACACCAGTCAATCCAGTCTTAGTAAGCATATTGCCGCGCTCGAGAGTCAGCTTCGGGCAGAAGTTTTTGTGCGTCAGGGTAAACGATTGGTGGGTCTCTCCCCTATCGGTGAGCTGCTACTACCGCATATTGAGAAAATCTTTGTGGAAGTACGGTCGATTGAAAATTTAACGTTAGATTTTCAAAATCCTCATCAGGGCGAGTTGTCAATTGCCACGACGCATACCCAAGCACGTTATGTGTTACCTTGGGTGGTACAGCGCTTTAAACAACAATTTCCCAATGTCCATCTGATTTTACATCAAGCTGACCCCGAGTCGATTGCCAATATGGTGGCGCAAGGTCAAGCCGATATTGGCATCGCAACTGAATCGCTGCTTGCGCACGATAATCTACACTGTATTCGCTACTATGATTGGTATCATCATGTGATTGTGCCAGTGGGACATGAGCTTGAGAATCGCACCGAAATTGATATCCAAACCTTAGCAAATTATCCGATAATCACTTATCACGGCGGTTTTACGGGTCGTGGTGCGATTGATAGAGCCTTTAGCGCGGCAGAACTGACCCCTAATATTGTACTTACTGCTTTGGATGCCGATGTGATTAGCACCTATGTCGGTATTGGTATGGGCGTGGGCACGATTGCTGAAATGGCATTTGAAGGTCAGAATTATCGCAATCTTGTCAAAATTCCAACGAAAATTTTTGGAAAACATGTGACGTGGATAGCCACCCGTGTCGATGGGGATATCCGTAATTTTGGCAAAGCGTTCATTGATATTTGTCAGCAACAATTTGGGTGA
- a CDS encoding type II toxin-antitoxin system HicB family antitoxin: protein MQYPIAIYQQNNAYHVTVPDIESLCVVDSSMAGAVSNTRMAVMSHLYHLIEEDLPIPQPSSVTEHLIKPKYAGYTWAIVSVELSRIMGKTVEVTLQLPSQLVSQATEQFADESLDKIVLMALKSYVKNQSNG from the coding sequence ATGCAATACCCGATTGCTATCTATCAGCAAAATAATGCCTATCATGTCACGGTACCTGATATTGAAAGCTTATGTGTAGTTGATAGTAGCATGGCAGGCGCAGTGTCTAATACACGTATGGCGGTGATGAGCCATTTATATCACCTAATTGAAGAAGATTTACCGATTCCTCAGCCCTCGTCTGTCACCGAGCATTTGATAAAACCTAAATACGCAGGCTATACTTGGGCCATCGTGAGTGTTGAGTTATCACGAATTATGGGAAAAACCGTCGAAGTCACTTTACAGTTACCCAGCCAGCTCGTTTCACAAGCCACTGAGCAATTTGCTGATGAGTCACTTGATAAAATCGTGTTAATGGCATTAAAAAGCTATGTAAAAAATCAGTCTAATGGCTAA